CCTGGGCCTGACCGATGATTGCTGTGTTCACGCCGATAACCTGCCCGCGCGCGTTGAGCAGCGGCCCTCCAGAGTTTCCAGGGTTAATGGCTGCATCCGTCTGGATGAACTCCACGCGCTTGTCGGCTACGCCGATCTCAGCACTCGAGCGCTGGGTCGCACTGATCACGCCGACGGTGACAGTTTCTTCGAGACCGAGCGGATTTCCGATCGCGATCGCCCACTGACCGGGTCTCACCCGACTGGAGTCGCCCAGTTCCAGAACTGGTAGATCGACCGCATCAATTTGCACGACGGCAATGTCCGTAAGCGGATCCTGACCTAACACTTCGCCTTCGAAAGCAAGACCGTCATTGAGCGTTACCGTCACCCGATCTGCACCTTCCACCACGTGGGCATTCGTGATGATTCGACCAGTGTCGGCAATGATGAAACCCGAGCCGATCCCCTGCTGTTCGGGCGAGCTAAATCCGCCCCCAAAAAAGTCTCGCAGCGTCGATGAGGAGTTTGTAAAGCGCGTCGTATCGATCCGTACGACAGCCGGCGATGCCACTTCCACCACTTCCGTGATGAAATTCCTGTCCTCAGGTGTCGGCGTCAACGATCGCTCGCGCTCCAGCTCGCTCGCCGTTTGATTCTCTGTATTTGCTTGCGACTGCTCTGGCAAGGGCTCCAATGCGATCGGGGGCGCAATGTCGGGCAAGTTACAAGCACTCGCGCCGATTGCAAGGGCAACAGATACGATGGCATAGCAACCGGAGCGCGAGCGGAGAAAACGAATAGCGTTTTTCACAAGCCAAAAGCAAACGAGACATGAGTCTCCATTCTGCCCCAGTGCGGAGCAATCGGGACTTATTTCCTAGTAAATATATGCGGAACTATAAATGATTGATCGTAGCAAGTTTTCAGGCAAATGAGAAGATGGCGGTTAAGATTCTTTTAGCCCATGTTTACAAAGTGCAACGACGGGCTAGGGTGGGGGATACTTGCCCTGCAACTAAACGGGTTTAATGCTGTCTTTCTCGGTGGCGATCGCGACAGCAAGGCAGAGCTAAAACAGAGTCGTTCCCATACACCAATCGCCAGCAGCCGAGACTCGTTTCAGTTCGCGATCGCGCGCCGGAACTAGTGTCGACTGCGATTCGACACCGACACTTTTGGAGGTCCCGACGTGAAGTCTTCTCTCGTCATTCTCTACCACCGCGAGCCCTACGACGAGGTCGTCGAGAATGGCGTCGTTCGCTATCGTGCCAAGAAAAGCCCCAACGGTATCTTGCCGACTCTCAAGAGCTTTTTTCACAACGTCAGCCAGGGTACCTGGGTTGCATGGAAGCAGGTCAAAGCGAAAGATGCTGCAAAGTTTCAAGAACGCGTTGAAGTTGAAGGTGAGGGGAACTACAGCGTTCGTCGCATCCCGTTAACGGCGGACCAAGTCAAGCATTTCTATCACATCACATCTAAGGAAGCGTTCTGGCCGATCCTTCATTCATTTCCCTATCACTTCACTTACGAAACCTCGGATTGGGAGAATTTTGAGAATATCAACCGGCTCTTCGCAGAAGCCGCGTGCGCTGAAGCAGCTGACGACGCCCTGATTTGGGTGCACGATTATAACCTCTGGCGTGCTCCTTTTTTCATTCGCGAACTCAAGCCCGACGCGCGTATTGCGTTCTTCCATCACACGCCATTTCCTTCGGTGGACATTTTTAACATCTTGCCCTGGCGCGAGAAGATTATCGATAGCTTGCTGTGCTGCGATATCGTCGGTTTTCACATCCCGCGCTATTCCGAGAACTTTGTTAACGTCGCGCGCAGCCTGCGCGAGGTGGAAGTAGCCGCGATCGAGCCCGTACCATCGAATCTGACCTCCGTGGGTACCGCCCTCGCCGAGCCAGAAGCCGTTACAAAATTGCGCTACAACGGTCGCGAGATCAAAGTGGACGCCTTCCCCGTTGGCACCAATCCCAAACAGATTCAGAGCGTTCTGAACAAACCCGAAACCGAGAAACGCTACGAAGAGATTCTGGAGCTACTTGGCGGGCGCAAAACCATCATTTCTGCCGGACGCGTGGACTACGTTAAGGGCACGCGCGAAATGCTGGAAGCCTACGGTCGCTTGCTGGAGCGCCGCCCGGAGCTGCACGGTAAGCTCAACCTGTTGGTGACATCGGTATCGCCGGCTACCGGGATGCGCGTATATAAAACCGCGCAGACACTTATCGAGCAACTTGTGGGCAAGATAAACGGCCGCTTCGCCAAGCTCGATTGGATTCCAATCATGTTGTTCACGCAGCCCGTGCCCTTCGCCGACTTAATGTGCTATTACAAAGCTGCAGATATCTGCTGGACGACCCCCCTGCGCGATGGATTAAATCTCGTGGCTAAGGAATACGTCATCGCGCGCGGCGGTCGAGGTGGCGTGTTAATCCTCTCCGAGTTCGTGGGAGCAGCAGTGGAACTCCCAGAGGCCGTTCTGACCAACCCGTATTCGATCGATCGCATGAACGACGCGATCGATCTCGCGCTGGACATGCCCGAGGACGAGCAGCAGCAGCGCATGCAGAAAATGTACTCAACGGTTACGCACTACGACGTCAATTACTGGGCAGGTCGTTTGCTCGAGCAATTCGAACTGCAACTCCCCGGTCTCAATTCCGATAAGGAGTTGGCAGCGGTCTAGATACCGAGCCTACCGCTCGCGACAGCGTGTTTCTCAGAAGTCGACGCAATTGGGTTTCGGCTTCGCACCCTCCAACCAGGGTCAGACCGGTTCCGCGATTGCTTGCGGAGCCGTTTTTTGGTGAGTCGGGTTCTAGGGAGGGAATCTAATACTACCTCTAGGGAGCGCTGCGACAGATGGCAGATTGAGAACCATTCATCCTCGGGGTTGTTTGCCTCATCTGTCGTAAGAATTGTGCATTTTGGTATTACGGTCGTTACCTCGCGACTCATACCTTGCAGGAGCGGATCGCAGCCGAGACGTAAACTACCGTTCAGACAGCTGATTCAAGCCGGACTCCGCTTGCGTGCGAAGTACTGGAAGATATTTATAAACTGCAGCATCGACAATAAACTGCGACATCGGCCCATGCGTTCTTTTCAAAAAATTCGAAATACTGCCTATGACGCTATTGTCATCGGCGGTGGTGTTAACGGAGCGGCAACAGCTCGCGACGCTGCCCTGCGCGGACTCAAAACAATTGTTGTCGAGAAAGCAGACTTTGCTGGGGGTACGTCAAGTTGGTCGACGCGCCTCGTTCACGGCGGACTGCGCTATCTGGAATACTTCGAATTTTCCTTGGTGCGGGAGTCGCTGCACGAGCGCGAGCTGCTGCTGCGCTGCGCGCCGCACTTAGTCAAACCGCTGATGCTTACCGTCCCGATTTACGGGGATCGCTCCCGCCCGTACTGGAAAATCTGGGCGGGCATGATCCTTTACGACTTCTTTAGTTTTGATAAGAGCATGCTGCCGCACCGAATGCTCCCGAAGCAGAAATTCCGCCAGCACTTGCGCTCTCTCGATCCAGATGGACTGAAGGGCGGCGCACAATATTACGACGCTCAAGTAGTTTATGCCGAACGTCTCTGCCTGGAGAATATCATTGCCGCTCGGGAAGCCGGAGCGACCGTACTCAACTATGTGGAAGTGATAGCTCTCGAGCGCAACGGCGATCGCATCACGCGCTTGCACTGCCGCGATGTTTTTACGGGAGAAGTAGTTGTTATCACCGGCAGCCAGGATGCAGTTGTCATCAATACGGCAGGGCCGTGGGTGGACGAAATCTGTCGACGCGGGGTGCAAGCAGGCGGTGAATGCGTGGAACTCGCGCGGGAGCAGTTGATCGGCGGTACTAAGGGCAGCCACATCATTGTCGATGCCTTTCCCGGAGCGCCCGATATGGCTCTTTATGTGGAAGCAAAGTCGGACAAGCGGCCATTTTTTATCGTGCCGTGGTTGGGTTCGTATCTGATCGGTACAACCGACATTCGCTTCAACGGCAATCTCGAGCAGATCAAAGCCGGGGACGAGGAGATCGATTATCTCTTGCGCGAGACAAACCTCACGATCCCGAGCGCTCGCCTCACTCGTGACGACGTTAAGTTCACCTACTCAGGCGTGCGACCGCTGCCCAATACCGAGGGCAAGCCTGGCGGCATCACGCGCCGCCACCTACTGCACGACCACGGCAAGGAAGGCACAGTTAACTTGATATCGCTAGTTGGAGGCAAGCTGACTACATTCCGGCATGTTGGCGAGCAGCTGACCGATGCCATTTTCTTGAAAATGGGTCGCCCGATCCCCCCGTGCCCGACCCTGCACCAACCCTTCCCAGGAGCAATCTTGCCAAACGATCCGCGCATCGCCGACGCGATCGTGCAGTATGGCGATCGCCTGAAGCGGACGACGGTCGATCGCTTGTTCGACCTCTACGGCGCTCGGGCCCTGCAGGTGTTGGCACTAGTCGACGACGCACCGGAGTTGGGCGAGTGCATCGTTCCCGAAATGCCGGACATCAAAGCACAAGTGGTTTACGCCGTCCGCGCAGAATTTGCGCAGACGGCAGCCGATATTGCCCGACGCCGGACGCCGATCGCCATGGAGCAGAATTACGGCTTGGACGCACTGCCGGTTTTGCTGGATGTGCTGCAGCGTCACTGCGGTTGGAGTCAGAAACGCTGCGATCGCTCTCGCACTGAGTACATCAATTATGTGGTGGAGAACTGCATTCCCGACTACGTCCTAGCCCAACTGCAAACAGCTGAGAAATTGGAAATCGCCGGGCGATCGCGCCCATAGCCTTTGCTGTGCAGCCAGCACCATTCTGAAGCCAGCAACCGAACGCAAGTCAGAAAAGAGGCGTTCTTGGCGTGGCTTGCGTTCGCTTTCACGAAAACAATTTAATACACGAGCCGACTTCCCGGAGGTCATTGCGTTCCAAAACGCACGACCCTGTCACCTCGATCGCAACGAGCAGCTCCGGTAGGACTCATGCGATTTTGAAGATGAACGTCACCTTCTCTTCCTTGCCGAACGCGATCGAATCACCCGACTCCATCACGCGGCGGATGCCCGACTGGGGTGGACTGTGTTTGACATAAGTACCGTTGGAGCAACTTACATCTTCGATGAAGTGCTTCGAGTCCTGCAGGATGATGCTTGCAGGGACGCGCGAGGCGATCTCTGCATCGGGCAAGCCCGCCAGATCGATATCCGGCGGAACACGATCGTTCGGCTTACGAGATATTGTCAAATCTGGTGTATGGCTAGAAGCTAGGCGGCAGCCTGCATCTGGGTCACATCGGTGTTGTCATCGACTCGACATCCATCTTTGAATGGAACTCCTTCAATCACGTCAGCTAGGTGTTTAAAGCCTCGAATCCTGAGCCAACTCTTCTGAGCGCTCTCGACCAGTTTGAACACCAGTGCCAGGATAGTTTCCTTAGAAACACAGCCTCGGGTCTTGTCGGTTCTGAGGCGCACGGTGGCAAAGGTCGACTCAATGGGATTAGTGGTGCGAATGTGCGCCCAATGCTCAGCGGGGAAGTCGAAGAAGGTCAGCAAAACATCGCGGTCTTTGGCTAAACACTGGGTCGCCTCGGGATACTTGGCTTCATAGGTCGCAATGAAGCGATTAAACGCTTGATCGGCCTCGGTTTTGCTGTTTGCCCGGTAAATCTCCCAGACCGCGCGTTTGGCCTCGCTCTGCTGCCGTTTGGGGAGTTTGTTGAGCACGTTAGCAGTCTTATGCACCCAACAGCGCTGTTTCTTCGTGGTGGGAAACACCTGAGGTAGGGCTTTCCAGAAGCCTAAAGCCCCATCGCCAATGGCCAGGTGAGGTGCTTGGGTTAGCCCCTGGTCTTTGAGCCGCAGCAACAGTGATTTCCAACTCAACTCCGATTCCCGATACCCCGCCTCCAAAGCCAGGAGTTCTTTGTGCCCTTGACCCGTGACCCCGATGATGACCAACATGCACTGCCGCTCGCCGGCACGGATGTTGAAGTAGATGCCATCGGCCCAGATATACACATAGTGCTGTTGCCGTAGCGACCGCTGCTGCCACCTCTGGTGCTCAGCGCTCCACTTGGCTTTCAGACGGCCAATGGTCGCCGCAGAGAGCCCGGTTGTGTCTGAGCCCAACAGCGACGACAGCGCCTCACAAAAGTCCCCGCTAGACACCCCTTTAAGGTACAACCACGGGAGTAAGTCCTCTATGCGGCGGGCGCGTTTCAGGTACGGCGGCAGCAGGGCAGAGGTGAACTTTATCCCGCTGCCACTGCGGTCTCGCACCTTCGGCACTTGAATCTCCACCTCCCCGACTCCAGTCGTAATCGTGCGTTCGGGCAGGTGGCCGTTGCGCACCACCACCTGCCGTCCTTGCTCATCCCGGCGGTCTCGATACTGAGCTAGAAAGTCCTCCAATTCCGCTTCGACCGCTTGGGCGATGATTTGTCGGGCTCCTCGTCGAATCAGATCGCTTAAGGCGTCGCTGAAGCTCTCAGTTGTCTCTGGCGTAGGCAATGAAATAAGATTGTCGTCATTCATGGTGTATTCCTCTGCTGGTTACTTTGTTTCATCCAGCAGGATACGCCCTTTCTTCTTTTCCCTCCATACACCAGAAATAAGCATATCTCTCGGCTTACCGATGAGAATGATGGGTTGTGCGAGCAGTACGATCGAGTCTCCCGTCTGCAAATGCACCAGATAAGCATCCACCTCGGGAGTCTGAAGCTGGGTTTCCAAAGAATTCTGCGGACATTGGGGAAGCTCGCCCGGCGGCAATGGCTTCGTTGCCTTTAGAACGAATATTCCCGGCTCGGCAGCACCGTCGAAAATCTTTTCAGAAGGCACGTTCATGAAAACTGAAGTTCAGCTCGGCAGCGGCCTCAGGAGTTGCAAGCGCAGGTATCGGAAAGACCGAACGCGACCAAGCGGCAACTGCTGCAAAGGGAGAGACTTCCCCGGTCGGGGTGGCTTCCGGTCCACTGGATCTGGCAGCACGCGATCGACCGTTTGCGCGATCCAAGGCTAGTTTGACTCAAATTGTAAAGTCATCCGAGCAGAATTCTACCCCTCGGATGAACCTCGGAGCATTGCAAGCTTACCAACCGCGTCTATCAATCGAACAGTGCAATTTACCAACAGATTCTGGTTTCGCGGACCCTCTAAACCATCACGCCCGCTCCCCAATGAACCGATCTAACTGCTAGAGCATCGCGACCACAGAGATATCGAACGCTGCCACTCAAGCCACGAGGTCAGCTCCTGCATCGGCATCGAGCAGCCACCATAACTCGCCTGCCGGTTGCACGAGTCGCGAAGGATACGCCGCATTGTCACCCTCGGATGCGAGGACTTGCTTCAAAGCAGGACGTTTGTTAGCCCCGGAGATGAGGAACAGAACCCGCCGCGCGCAGTTGAGCACGGGAACGGAGAACGTCAACCGCAAACTGTCGCCTTTGTTGCCCACGGTGACACTGCGATCGCAGACCTGCAGGGAGTTGGTATGGGGAAATAGAGATGCTGTGTGACCGTCATCGCCCATCCCGAGCAGAATCAAGTCAAATTCAGGAAACTCGCCGTCTGCAAGCTGAAAAAAAGACCGTATTACGCCATCCGCATGCTCGGCATCGACAGCAGCATCGCCATCTGCTGTCGGCATGGGATGAAGGTTCTCGGCCGGGATAGGAACTTTGTCCAACCAGGCTTCGCGAGCCATGCGCTGGTTGCTTTCAGGGTGGTCGGGGCTGACGTAACGCTCGTCTCCCCAAAAGACGTGTAGGCGATCCCACGGTAGTGACTCCGCGGCGAGTTGCTCGTACAGCGGCCTGGGTGTGCTTCCACCCGACAAGGCAATGGTGCAGCGGTCGCGCTCGGCAATTGCAGACCGGATGGTCTCGACGCAAAACGCCCGTGCGCGCGCCACGAGGGCGACCTTATCGGGTAGAACCTCAAGTTTGCGATTCTGCATTACCAACATTTCCTCCACGCACTATCCCAACAAAACCTCCCCGTTCCCCTTGGATAGTTAGCAGAGTGTCAAACAACCAGCAATCTGCCAATATCTATGTCGATAGGGTCGGGCTTATGCAGCAGCTCAGTGCAACGAAACGCATGCCCGACAGAAGGTTCCCGGCGATCTCAATGTTAGAATAGCCATTCAATACAGGGCTACGCGCTGGTGACATTCCGCGTGCGTTTTCATTCTGCAGCTGCGGATTGGCTATTGAACTTGCAACACTTCTTTACAAAGCGTAATACTTTAAGAAGTAAGGGTAAAGAAGGCGGCGTGCGGGCTGCGATCGACTGTCATCTGATATTGACAAGGACGCAAGCAGGAGGGGGTGCCGAGGAAGCGCGCGGCGCCGCAAGCAGATGCAATGCAGGGCAAAACCTGTAGCAGCAAAGGAGAGTAAGTCGCGAGTGAGCATTCAGCAGCGCTTCGTACAGAGCCTCAAGAACGACTTGATTGCCGGTTTGCTAGTAGTGATTCCCCTGGCAACCACGATTTGGCTGACCTACACGGTGGCAACATGGGTGATTCGGTTTCTGACGAAGATTCCCAACCAACTCAATCCGTTTGAAAGCCTGCATCCGTTCCTGACTAATTCGCTCAACTTGCTAGTGGGACTGGCGGTGCCGCTGTCGTGTATTTTGCTCATCGGCTTAATGGCACGTAATATAGCCGGGCGCTGGTTGCTCGATTTGGGCGAGCGATTGCTTCAGGGCATTCCGCTGGCAGGGTCAGTTTACAAAACGCTCAAGCAGATTCTAGAAACTCTGCTCAAGGACTCGAAAAGCAAGTTCCGTCGCGTAGTGATGGTTGAATATCCGCGACCGGGACTGTGGACGATTGCCTTTGTGACAGGAACGGTCGATGCGGAGTTTCAAACTCACGTCGAGCAACAATTGCTGAGCTTATTTATCCCGACGACGCCCAATCCGACGACCGGGTGGTACGCCATGGTCCCTGAGAACGAAGTCATCAACCTATCGCTATCGATTGAGGAAGCGTTCAAAGTCCTAATTTCTGCGGGCATCGTGACGCCATCGCCGAACGTAGTCTTACCCCCTCAGCGCAACGTGAAAGCAGCTCGCTCCAGCAATGCTCGACGCGAACCGCCCCTGGCAGAGCTGGCAATCGATAATACGCGTGCAGTTTTGCTTGAGGAAGATGTCGTTTCCGAGTAACCGCTCTAGGTTGCCATGCCCAGTTTGGAATAATTCTGCGCTTGTGCGCATTGCCTAAGAGTTTGTCACCGAGCTGCCACCATGCCCCGTTTACAGCCACGTAGCATCGCTCGCGAGCTTGCCCTGCTCGCCCAAAGTCAACTGCGGCTAAAGTCAGACAAGCTCGACCGACAGTCGCTGGAGCAACTAGTCTCCACCTCCATTCGCGCTCTCATCGGCGAGGTCCAGGAATCCCTAGAAGTGGCTGCTGCAGAAGTGCAGCGCGCGCAGGATCGCCTGCTGACTAGCGCCACGCGCACGACCACTGTCGAGGGAGCTAAAGCGATGACTGCAGAGGCGATCGCGCTGACGCAAGCTGCCATCAATCGGCTCGGATCGGCATTGGAATTGCCACAGTTCGTGCAGATGGCCGAGCGCGACGAGGTCCGCCAATATGCCTTGACACTGTTGAGTGCGATTGGCAATTACCGCGAAGCAATCGACGAGCGAATTTCGGCAGCACTCGTGGACTGGCAGCTGCATCGTCTGGCGCGGATCGATCGCGATTTGCTGAGGCTCGCAGTTGCTGAAATGGTGTACCTGGGCGTGCCAGTCCGGGTGGCCATAGACGAAGCCGTGGAGCTCGGTAAGCGTTACTCCGATGAGAACGGCTATCGGTTCGTGAACGGAGTACTGCGGCGCGCTAGCGATCGCCTCAAAACCGAGCAGAAAGCCGATGTCGCACCGCACGCCCCTACAGACAGCGCTGACGAAAGCAAGGTTGGTTAGCAGTCATGGTCTTTAATTGGTTCCGCCGCCGTAAGGCAGATAGCGATGCAGACGCCCAGAAGGGTCCCGATGCCCCAGAAACAAAGGCACCGGAAACAGAAGCGACTGTCGAGCAGCCTTCTGCTCCCGCCACAAAAGACGATTATCTGACCTGGGCCAAAGCGGCTTATCAGAATATCCAGCGCAGCAAGCAGGCAGAAGAGACTACACCGGCACCATTTGCAGATACGCCAGCAGAGTCAGAAGATACCGGTGCAGCAACTGCCTCCACCCCTTCTGACGAAACGGCCGACGCGACCCCCACAGAACCTGTTGCCAATCCACCTGTTGCTAACCCACCTGTTGCTACGCCGACTGCCGATGGCACTGCAGCAGCAGATGCAATTGGACAAGACGAGTCAGGGGATGTTAAAGGCGCAGCTGCCGCATCACCCAGTACTACCTCCGCAGTCGAGCTGGATGCGAGCACTCTCGACACCATCGCACCCGTTACCGAGCCGGACGCCGGCATTCCCAATACCGCAGGTGGTGCCGACGAGCCAGCATCTGCGCTCGAGCCGGACGCCAAGGTGGCAGAGACTCCAGGCACTGATGCTCTACATGCAGAGACTCGAGGCACTGATGCTCTAGATACTGATGTCGCTGCCGAGTCGGTTGCGGCTGCTTCAGAGCCGGCTGCCAACGTGCCGGCATGGATGCAGAAATCCGGTAATTTGGAGCGCTTGCGCGCGACAGCAATTGAGGAACCGGAGTCGGAGATTGCACCAGAGCCCGAGCCAATTACCGCCGCAGAAACCGAAACATCCGTTACCCTCGACGAAGATTTTATCTGGTCTGCACAGGTTCTTGCTGCGCAGGGCCGTCGTCCCGAAGACGTTACCGAAGAGGAAATCGACTGGCTCAAGCGCCTGCGTCAGGGATTGGGTAAAACCCGGCGTGGCTTGGTCAACCAACTCAAGTCCATCGTTGGACAGGGACCGCTCAATCAGGATGCCGTCGATGAAATCGAAGCCTTGCTGCTGCAAGCCGACGTTGGCATCGATGCCACCGATTATGCGATCGCTGCCCTGCAAGAGCGCATGCGTCAAGAGACTCTGCCGCCCGAACAGGCAATCGCCTATCTCAAGCAAATCCTGCGCGACCTGCTCGACCGCCCTACCGCCCGCGACACCAGCCCGACCTTCATACCGGAAAAAGACTGTCTAAATATCTGGCTGATCGCAGGTGTCAACGGCGCGGGCAAGACCACGACTGTCGGCAAGCTCGCCCACCTCGGGCAAAAATCCGGCTACCGCTGCCTGATTGCTGCGGCCGATACGTTCCGCGCCGCCGCTGTCGAGCAAGTCAAAGTCTGGGGCGAACGGTCTGACACGCTCGTGATTGCTAACCCCGGCAAGAACGCCGACCCAGCTGCAGTGGTCTACGATGCGATCTCCGCCGCAGCTGCACGCAAAAGCGAACTGCTGCTGGTCGACACGGCTGGTCGCCTGCAGAACAAAAAAAACCTGATGGACGAGCTAGCGAAGATCCGTCGGATCGTCGACAAAAAAGCCCCGGATGCTGTTGTTGAATCTCTGCTGGTCCTGGACTCGAGCCTCGGTCAGAACGGACTGCAACAAGCTAAAGTATTTTCCGACGCCGCCAATCTCAGCGGCGTGGTCCTTACCAAACTCGACGGCAGCGCCAAAGGGGGTGTCGCCCTCGCGATCGCACAGCAGCTGGATTTACCTATTCGCTTCGTGGGCGTCGGTGAAGGCATTGAAGATCTGCGTCCGTTCTCCAGTTACGAGTTCGTCGAGGCGCTGATCGATGGCTGAGCTAGGTGGGCGATCGTGCTACCCGACGCCCATCGGACTGCAAACGCTCAACAACCCGGTCGCGGCCGGGAACGCCATGCCCACTCGACCGGTCTGTCTCGGCAGACTCGCAGCAACCATCCCAACCCAGAGATGCGGTTGGTGCCTGCGGAGAGGCGCTCGTCGCGATCGCGAAACCGTGCAGATCCCTACAGCGTTCATTGGCAGATTTGTCGTTAAGCGCTATCATTGTCCGACCTCTCCGGTGCTATCCAAGGGAGCATTGGGGGGACTGCCGCACTGAAGCAACCGGATGCAAGCGATATGCCCGTCGCCTCTTGAAATCGCGGCGACAAACTGATATTCGCCGTCCCGAGCGGCTCGGGGCGGCCTTGCCGAGCCTCCAGCAATAAGTCAGCCGCGATCGCGTGTCGAACTGAGTTGTCTCTCGATGACTGCCTTGCCTCTGCCCAGTCAGCCGCCGCCCGAGGGGTCCGATCGGTCGGATGCTGCCAATCCGACGCCCGTCTCTGCGCTTAAAGAACTCGTGGCAAACTTGCACCGCGAGCAGCACAAAATTCAGAATTTACTGAGTTCGCTCGGATTTGCCCTCCGCAGCTTCAATAACCTCAATCAGTTCCTCGAAATCGTGCCGCTGATGGCCGCGCGAGTTGCCGATGCCGATGGTGGCGCTTTGGTGCTGTTCAAACCCGACGGTCGCGTCCAGCTAGAACACCTGCACTGCCAAGACGGACACACCTGCCAGGATGTCCGCAAAGCGCTCCTCCAAGCGATTCGCGAGCCGGCATTTTCCGCACCTGCGCCGTCGCCCGGCAAGGATCTTAGTACCGGTCCGCTTGACTTCGGTCGTACCAACCCACTCGATACCTGCCTTGCCACCCATCTCGGACCCGACGTACGAGTGTGGGGAACGTCCATGCAGATACGGGGGCGAGAACGCGGGCGACTGTTCGTTTTCAGCCGCAATCGTGCTTATGAATGGACGCTGACGCGCCAGAAACTGGTACAGCTCGTTGCCGATCAGGCGGCCGTCGCGATCGCCAACAATGACCTCACCGCCGAACTGCGGCAAAAAGAACGCCTCGACCGCGAGCTGGCGATCGCCTCGGACATTCAGTTTCACCTACTACCGCGACAGTATCCCAACATCGCTGGCGTGGACATTGCTGCTGACTGCCGCACGGCCAACCGAGTCGGGGGCGACTATTACGACTTCATTCCGGCCGATTACGATCGGCGACCCCACGGCGACGATACCCAACCTAGCCTCGTACCCTGGAGCATCGTGATCGGCGACGTCATGGGCAAAGGCGTTCCCGCCGGGCTGATCATGACCCTGACGCGCGGGATGCTGCGCGCCGAAGTGCTCAACCGCCACTCGCCAGCGCGGGTTCTCGAACACCTCAACCGGGTGATGTTCGACGACCTCGACAGCTCCCATCGCTTTGTAACGCTGTTTTACTCGGAATACGATCCGTTGACGCGCCGGCTGTCCTTTAGCAATGCGGCCCACAATCCGCCACTGTGGTGGCAAGCTGCGACGGGTACAATCCAGCATCTAGACACGCTGG
The sequence above is drawn from the Rubidibacter lacunae KORDI 51-2 genome and encodes:
- the nusB gene encoding transcription antitermination factor NusB, coding for MPRLQPRSIARELALLAQSQLRLKSDKLDRQSLEQLVSTSIRALIGEVQESLEVAAAEVQRAQDRLLTSATRTTTVEGAKAMTAEAIALTQAAINRLGSALELPQFVQMAERDEVRQYALTLLSAIGNYREAIDERISAALVDWQLHRLARIDRDLLRLAVAEMVYLGVPVRVAIDEAVELGKRYSDENGYRFVNGVLRRASDRLKTEQKADVAPHAPTDSADESKVG
- the ftsY gene encoding signal recognition particle-docking protein FtsY encodes the protein MAPVTEPDAGIPNTAGGADEPASALEPDAKVAETPGTDALHAETRGTDALDTDVAAESVAAASEPAANVPAWMQKSGNLERLRATAIEEPESEIAPEPEPITAAETETSVTLDEDFIWSAQVLAAQGRRPEDVTEEEIDWLKRLRQGLGKTRRGLVNQLKSIVGQGPLNQDAVDEIEALLLQADVGIDATDYAIAALQERMRQETLPPEQAIAYLKQILRDLLDRPTARDTSPTFIPEKDCLNIWLIAGVNGAGKTTTVGKLAHLGQKSGYRCLIAAADTFRAAAVEQVKVWGERSDTLVIANPGKNADPAAVVYDAISAAAARKSELLLVDTAGRLQNKKNLMDELAKIRRIVDKKAPDAVVESLLVLDSSLGQNGLQQAKVFSDAANLSGVVLTKLDGSAKGGVALAIAQQLDLPIRFVGVGEGIEDLRPFSSYEFVEALIDG
- a CDS encoding DUF502 domain-containing protein, producing MQQRFVQSLKNDLIAGLLVVIPLATTIWLTYTVATWVIRFLTKIPNQLNPFESLHPFLTNSLNLLVGLAVPLSCILLIGLMARNIAGRWLLDLGERLLQGIPLAGSVYKTLKQILETLLKDSKSKFRRVVMVEYPRPGLWTIAFVTGTVDAEFQTHVEQQLLSLFIPTTPNPTTGWYAMVPENEVINLSLSIEEAFKVLISAGIVTPSPNVVLPPQRNVKAARSSNARREPPLAELAIDNTRAVLLEEDVVSE
- a CDS encoding PP2C family protein-serine/threonine phosphatase; translation: MTALPLPSQPPPEGSDRSDAANPTPVSALKELVANLHREQHKIQNLLSSLGFALRSFNNLNQFLEIVPLMAARVADADGGALVLFKPDGRVQLEHLHCQDGHTCQDVRKALLQAIREPAFSAPAPSPGKDLSTGPLDFGRTNPLDTCLATHLGPDVRVWGTSMQIRGRERGRLFVFSRNRAYEWTLTRQKLVQLVADQAAVAIANNDLTAELRQKERLDRELAIASDIQFHLLPRQYPNIAGVDIAADCRTANRVGGDYYDFIPADYDRRPHGDDTQPSLVPWSIVIGDVMGKGVPAGLIMTLTRGMLRAEVLNRHSPARVLEHLNRVMFDDLDSSHRFVTLFYSEYDPLTRRLSFSNAAHNPPLWWQAATGTIQHLDTLGMLIGLDTDSDFDDAQVQLAPGDTVLYYTDGFTDAVNSNGDRFEESNLKSAFGNACCTRAGAQAILDTVFAAVRNFVGPNNDTDDDMTLVVMQVRAEDAPAGSNRENF